Proteins encoded by one window of Thermobaculum terrenum ATCC BAA-798:
- a CDS encoding acylphosphatase, which produces MDLIRVRVLVSGLVQGVNYRAECKRKATQLGLCGWVRNLPDGRVEAVFQGPKERVEEMLRWCEIGPRMARVEKIQAMQETLQQDCKSFDIVYYVK; this is translated from the coding sequence ATGGATTTGATCAGGGTAAGAGTCCTTGTGTCTGGCTTGGTACAAGGAGTTAACTACAGAGCTGAGTGCAAACGTAAGGCTACTCAACTAGGTCTATGTGGCTGGGTTAGAAATTTACCCGATGGCCGCGTGGAGGCTGTCTTCCAGGGGCCCAAGGAGAGAGTAGAAGAAATGCTGCGATGGTGTGAAATAGGACCTCGAATGGCAAGGGTTGAAAAGATACAGGCCATGCAAGAAACTCTACAGCAAGACTGTAAATCTTTTGATATTGTTTATTATGTGAAATAG
- a CDS encoding MutS-related protein gives MTDIKRFTSLLWPKEKSSVHISDRVYEDLNLSPIVQKLDIDARHRDAIRQIIQNLPTDLETIAYRQEILEDILNDEQLFKELLELLPKIIELRSPSGYHWPGDSPLISVINRISELDRYIECLDQLYNALAHAPYVKSKGLTSLREDVARAHDDPTIEHLRKELPSLHEALSETNSVTIGINLGPDLQPESAAIISFNNYVFKGKKTLLDKLLTTSSEDQRFGIGQLHRSTSGGLPRDGKLYQELQTLLENAVKPLSKVLDTFKRVSSAPIVALENDIAFYLGAVRLVKHLEKRGLNFCRPRILPMGQKCFYAESLVNLSLAIQMEARDKIDGSDFSRSVVANDVLVDAEYPLLIVTGPNRGGKTTFCRAIGQAQVLFQSGLFVPAKEAKISPVDNILTHFPGAETSTIGEGRLDDEIRRLRELFEESTENSLVLLNEPLTSTSEREALVIAKDFVKGLQLMRARGVLITHLHDLALSVNELNMQSESKIRNLVAETSHKNGRVESTFKIKPGEPTSTSFASEIAIKHGLTYEGLQRILKEKNHRSYIEKN, from the coding sequence ATGACAGATATAAAAAGATTCACTAGTTTACTTTGGCCTAAAGAAAAGAGCTCCGTACATATCTCAGATAGAGTCTACGAAGATCTCAATTTATCCCCCATTGTGCAGAAGCTAGACATTGACGCTCGGCATCGAGATGCAATCAGGCAGATCATACAAAATCTCCCAACAGATCTCGAAACTATAGCTTATCGACAGGAAATACTCGAAGATATATTGAATGATGAGCAGTTATTTAAGGAACTATTAGAGCTATTGCCGAAGATAATTGAGCTCAGGAGTCCGTCCGGTTACCATTGGCCCGGGGATTCCCCACTAATCTCTGTGATCAATAGAATAAGCGAGCTTGATAGATATATTGAGTGTTTGGACCAACTATATAACGCCCTTGCACATGCGCCTTATGTTAAATCGAAAGGTTTGACATCACTCAGAGAAGATGTAGCCAGAGCTCATGATGACCCAACAATCGAACACCTACGAAAAGAGCTACCTAGTCTACACGAAGCCCTAAGTGAAACAAACAGCGTAACTATAGGTATCAATCTTGGACCCGACTTGCAGCCTGAATCTGCTGCTATCATCAGCTTTAATAACTATGTATTTAAGGGCAAGAAGACTCTGCTTGATAAACTCCTAACTACTAGTAGCGAAGACCAAAGATTTGGAATAGGTCAACTTCACAGATCAACTTCTGGAGGACTGCCAAGAGACGGCAAGCTTTATCAGGAGCTTCAAACACTATTAGAGAATGCTGTAAAACCCCTCTCGAAGGTTCTAGATACTTTCAAAAGAGTTAGCTCAGCCCCAATAGTAGCTCTGGAAAACGATATAGCGTTTTACCTAGGAGCCGTAAGACTGGTAAAACACCTGGAGAAAAGAGGGTTGAATTTCTGTAGACCCAGAATTTTACCGATGGGGCAAAAGTGCTTTTATGCAGAATCTCTCGTCAATTTATCGCTAGCTATTCAGATGGAGGCCAGGGATAAGATAGACGGCTCAGACTTCAGTAGATCAGTTGTAGCGAATGATGTACTTGTAGACGCGGAGTATCCGCTACTGATCGTAACAGGTCCAAATAGAGGGGGTAAAACAACGTTCTGCCGTGCTATCGGACAAGCACAAGTTCTGTTCCAAAGTGGTTTATTCGTGCCTGCGAAGGAAGCTAAGATAAGTCCGGTTGACAACATACTAACCCATTTTCCCGGCGCGGAGACATCGACAATTGGAGAAGGTAGACTGGATGACGAGATACGAAGGCTCAGAGAGCTGTTCGAGGAATCCACAGAGAATTCTCTCGTCTTATTGAACGAACCTCTTACCAGTACATCAGAAAGGGAAGCTTTGGTTATAGCTAAGGATTTCGTCAAAGGATTGCAGCTAATGCGGGCCAGAGGTGTACTCATAACACATCTACACGATCTGGCTCTGTCGGTCAATGAGCTTAACATGCAATCTGAGTCAAAAATCAGAAACCTAGTGGCGGAAACCTCTCACAAAAATGGCAGAGTAGAGTCCACTTTCAAGATAAAGCCAGGAGAGCCAACTAGCACTTCTTTCGCATCAGAGATAGCTATCAAGCATGGATTGACCTACGAAGGTTTGCAAAGAATTCTAAAAGAAAAGAATCATAGGAGCTACATAGAAAAAAACTAA
- the aroF gene encoding 3-deoxy-7-phosphoheptulonate synthase: protein MIVVMKVGASEEEIGRVIERIEVEGLSAHVSRGMERTVIGVIGQGVDVHRIAGVLGGMSGVESLVPISKPFKLASREFHPQDTVVEVNGVRIGGEEVVVIGGPCSVESEEQTLATARAVKAAGGKLLRGGAYKPRTSPYSFRGMGVRGLEILARAREETGLGVVTEVMSVEELPVVMEYADMLQIGTRNMQNYALLEAVGRTEMPVLLKRGMSATVEEWLLAAEYIMAQGNRRVVLCERGIRSFDPYTRNVFDVGAIALVKGLSHLPVIGDPSQGTGRASLVVPVSLAAVAAGADGLLVEVHPNPEGAMSDNAQQVTFEGFEELMAGVRRVASAIGRSAAEPMRV, encoded by the coding sequence GTGATCGTGGTGATGAAGGTTGGAGCGAGTGAGGAGGAGATAGGGAGGGTGATAGAGAGGATAGAGGTGGAGGGATTGAGTGCGCATGTGAGTCGAGGGATGGAGAGGACGGTGATAGGGGTGATAGGGCAGGGGGTGGACGTGCATCGGATAGCAGGAGTGCTAGGGGGCATGAGTGGGGTGGAGAGCCTGGTGCCGATCAGCAAGCCTTTCAAGCTGGCCAGCAGGGAGTTTCACCCGCAGGACACGGTGGTGGAGGTCAACGGGGTGAGGATAGGAGGGGAGGAGGTGGTGGTGATAGGAGGGCCATGCAGTGTGGAGAGCGAGGAGCAGACGCTGGCGACTGCCAGGGCGGTGAAGGCTGCTGGAGGGAAGCTGTTGAGGGGAGGGGCCTACAAGCCCAGGACCTCGCCGTACAGTTTTCGAGGGATGGGAGTGAGGGGATTGGAGATACTGGCCAGGGCGAGGGAGGAGACGGGTTTGGGGGTGGTGACGGAGGTGATGAGTGTGGAGGAGCTGCCGGTGGTGATGGAGTATGCGGACATGCTGCAGATAGGCACGAGGAACATGCAGAACTATGCGTTGTTGGAGGCGGTGGGGAGGACGGAGATGCCAGTGCTTTTGAAGCGTGGGATGAGTGCGACGGTAGAGGAGTGGTTGTTGGCAGCGGAGTACATCATGGCGCAGGGCAACAGGCGAGTGGTGTTGTGTGAGAGGGGGATAAGGTCGTTTGATCCTTACACGAGGAACGTGTTTGATGTGGGGGCGATAGCGTTGGTGAAGGGGTTATCGCACCTGCCTGTGATAGGGGATCCCAGTCAGGGGACAGGGAGGGCTAGTTTGGTGGTGCCTGTGAGTTTGGCGGCTGTGGCGGCTGGAGCTGATGGGTTGTTGGTGGAGGTGCATCCCAATCCGGAGGGTGCGATGAGCGACAACGCCCAGCAGGTGACGTTTGAGGGTTTTGAGGAGCTGATGGCAGGCGTCAGGAGGGTGGCCAGCGCTATCGGCAGATCCGCCGCCGAGCCTATGAGGGTATAG
- the trpA gene encoding tryptophan synthase subunit alpha codes for MISVADSFQKARDEGRLAFIPYIMSGFPDEPASVEIAKMYAETGADIIELGVPFSDPLADGPTIQRASNRALANGTTLRSSLEVAENIAREVSIPIVMMSYYNPILRYGVQRFFQDASNSGISAVIIPDLLPEESEEVSTYSSEYEVGLVFLVAPTSTVDRIKLAAQAANAFLYCVSLTGVTGARDSLPDYLEPFLRTVRGQTDLPLVVGFGISKPDHIRQLHQFADGVVVASAIISMIENSPSWQEALDSLRAYLGQMRAATFESLSKENVNEIKSTA; via the coding sequence ATGATATCTGTTGCTGACAGTTTCCAAAAAGCTAGAGATGAAGGCAGGTTGGCTTTCATTCCCTATATAATGTCTGGCTTTCCTGACGAACCTGCATCTGTCGAGATAGCGAAGATGTATGCTGAGACCGGTGCAGACATTATAGAGCTAGGAGTGCCTTTCTCGGATCCTCTGGCAGATGGCCCTACTATACAGCGGGCATCTAATAGAGCGCTTGCTAATGGTACCACACTGAGATCTAGTTTGGAAGTTGCGGAGAACATAGCACGGGAAGTAAGTATTCCTATAGTGATGATGAGCTATTACAATCCCATACTCAGGTATGGGGTACAAAGATTTTTCCAGGATGCATCTAATAGCGGAATATCAGCGGTGATAATTCCGGATCTCCTGCCGGAGGAGTCAGAAGAGGTTAGCACTTACTCGAGTGAATATGAAGTGGGGTTGGTATTTTTGGTTGCTCCCACGAGCACGGTTGACAGGATCAAATTGGCTGCACAGGCAGCTAATGCCTTCTTATATTGTGTATCTCTTACTGGAGTAACTGGAGCTAGAGATAGCCTTCCTGATTATCTTGAGCCTTTCCTCAGAACCGTCAGAGGACAAACAGATCTACCTCTTGTTGTGGGGTTCGGTATATCTAAGCCCGATCATATTAGACAATTGCATCAATTTGCTGATGGGGTTGTAGTGGCCAGCGCTATCATCAGCATGATAGAGAACTCTCCAAGCTGGCAGGAGGCCTTAGATTCCCTCCGTGCTTATCTAGGCCAAATGCGTGCTGCTACATTTGAATCTCTTAGCAAAGAGAACGTGAACGAGATTAAGTCCACAGCCTAA
- the trpB gene encoding tryptophan synthase subunit beta: MTENTSSFSAIGSHYPDNKGKFGRYGGRYVPETLVPALDELEEAYASIKDDPEFQQELNQLLKDYVGRPTPLYHAKRLSEILGGAQIYLKREDLAHTGAHKINNALGQALLARKMGKRRIIAETGAGQHGVATATVCAMLGLDCVVYMGSEDVERQKLNVYRMELLGATVVPVESGTRTLKDAINEAIRDWVTNVRETFYLIGSVVGPHPYPMIVRDFQSVIGKESREQFLSKVGRLPDIIVACVGGGSNSMGIFYPFIEDKDVKLVGVEAGGLGISSGKHAATLVAGSYGVLHGAAMYLLQDENGQIMGTHSISAGLDYPGVGPEHSYLKDIGRAEYTSVNDDEALEAFKLLSRTEGIIPALESAHAVAYAARLAPQMSTDSLILINLSGRGDKDLGTIVGPAQEVGA; the protein is encoded by the coding sequence ATGACTGAGAATACAAGTTCTTTTTCTGCTATAGGTAGCCACTATCCCGATAATAAAGGTAAGTTTGGTAGGTATGGGGGCAGGTACGTTCCTGAGACTTTGGTGCCTGCTTTGGATGAGTTAGAAGAGGCTTACGCTTCCATCAAAGATGATCCCGAATTCCAGCAAGAGCTTAACCAGCTGCTGAAGGATTATGTGGGTAGGCCTACTCCCTTATATCATGCCAAAAGACTGTCTGAGATCCTGGGTGGTGCCCAAATATATCTCAAGAGGGAGGATCTAGCGCATACAGGTGCTCATAAGATAAACAACGCTCTGGGACAGGCTCTACTTGCTCGCAAGATGGGCAAGAGAAGGATAATAGCCGAAACTGGAGCTGGTCAACATGGTGTGGCTACTGCTACCGTCTGCGCCATGTTGGGTCTAGACTGCGTGGTCTATATGGGTTCCGAGGATGTTGAAAGGCAAAAACTGAATGTATATAGAATGGAGCTCTTGGGTGCCACTGTGGTGCCCGTCGAATCTGGTACCAGAACTCTCAAGGATGCTATCAACGAGGCGATAAGGGATTGGGTTACCAATGTTAGAGAGACCTTTTATCTTATAGGGTCAGTTGTGGGACCACATCCTTACCCTATGATAGTGCGGGATTTTCAATCAGTGATCGGAAAAGAGTCAAGGGAGCAGTTTCTATCTAAGGTGGGACGTTTACCAGATATTATAGTTGCCTGCGTGGGGGGAGGAAGCAACTCAATGGGCATATTCTATCCGTTCATTGAGGACAAAGATGTAAAGCTCGTTGGGGTTGAGGCAGGCGGCCTGGGTATAAGCTCTGGTAAACATGCTGCTACCCTCGTAGCAGGCAGCTACGGTGTCCTTCACGGGGCTGCCATGTATCTACTGCAAGATGAGAACGGCCAAATCATGGGTACGCATAGTATTAGTGCAGGCCTTGATTACCCCGGGGTTGGCCCAGAACACTCATATCTCAAGGATATAGGACGCGCGGAGTATACCAGCGTCAATGACGATGAGGCTCTTGAGGCATTCAAGCTTCTTTCTCGTACAGAAGGTATTATCCCTGCTCTGGAGTCTGCACATGCTGTTGCCTACGCCGCTAGATTAGCTCCTCAAATGTCTACTGACAGCTTAATACTCATCAATCTCTCCGGGCGTGGGGATAAAGATCTCGGGACCATAGTTGGTCCTGCTCAGGAGGTAGGTGCCTAA
- a CDS encoding phosphoribosylanthranilate isomerase — MSVEVKFCGIKTLEHARLASQLGVDYLGFVFYEKSIRYVSPEDAARIADQLRGDIKLVGVFVNETPERLNEVADLVGLDLVQLSGDEKPEIISYIRKPVIKAIHVLDAYTTRSRVEIYKPLCEMILLDTYSKDKMGGTGRVFDWSIAREISTFYPVMLAGGLSPANVQEAIRMVRPKAVDVSSGIETDGVKDPIKMKAFIEAVKGVEV, encoded by the coding sequence GTGAGCGTCGAGGTTAAGTTTTGTGGCATCAAGACGCTTGAACATGCACGTCTAGCTTCGCAGCTTGGTGTCGACTACTTAGGATTTGTATTTTATGAGAAATCTATTAGATACGTAAGTCCTGAAGATGCCGCGCGTATAGCTGATCAACTGAGAGGTGATATCAAATTGGTTGGGGTTTTTGTTAATGAAACCCCAGAAAGGCTTAATGAAGTTGCAGATCTCGTAGGTTTGGATTTAGTACAGCTTTCAGGGGATGAAAAACCAGAGATCATTTCCTATATCCGGAAACCAGTGATCAAAGCTATTCACGTCCTAGATGCTTATACCACTAGATCTCGAGTTGAGATCTATAAACCTTTATGTGAGATGATCCTTCTGGATACATACTCTAAGGACAAGATGGGAGGTACAGGGAGAGTATTTGACTGGTCCATAGCCCGGGAGATATCGACTTTCTATCCTGTCATGTTAGCAGGAGGTTTAAGTCCGGCTAACGTGCAGGAAGCTATAAGAATGGTGCGCCCTAAGGCCGTGGATGTAAGTAGTGGGATCGAGACTGATGGCGTCAAAGATCCTATCAAAATGAAAGCTTTTATAGAAGCTGTAAAGGGTGTGGAAGTATGA
- the trpC gene encoding indole-3-glycerol phosphate synthase TrpC codes for MSKNFLSEIIDNKLEEIRERRNINPEHVLISRLDRVRPPRSLYKALRTVNTVGVIAEVKRRSPSKGDLNTTLDPVWMARVYQNARASAISVLTDEKYFGGSLDDLQSVSSQVGIPVLRKDFILDEYQVVESRANGADAILLIVRALTGDKLACLINAASELGMDALVEVHDEEDVDLALASGARLIGINNRDLESFHTTIEVTQRLAPYIRDRTDSEVLVISESGIFSRSDVESVQAAGADAVLVGEALVVSGDPAKKIEELRGERRG; via the coding sequence ATGAGCAAGAATTTCCTAAGCGAGATCATTGATAACAAGCTCGAGGAAATCAGGGAAAGGCGCAATATTAATCCTGAACATGTCCTCATAAGCAGGCTTGATCGAGTCCGACCACCGCGGTCCTTATACAAAGCACTGCGCACGGTAAACACAGTGGGGGTTATTGCGGAGGTCAAGCGCCGCTCTCCATCGAAAGGAGATCTGAACACAACTCTCGATCCTGTCTGGATGGCTCGGGTTTATCAGAATGCACGAGCATCAGCTATAAGTGTACTGACTGATGAGAAATACTTCGGTGGATCGCTTGATGATCTTCAAAGTGTGAGCTCCCAGGTTGGTATCCCGGTGTTGCGCAAGGACTTTATTCTTGATGAGTACCAGGTAGTTGAGAGCAGGGCTAATGGCGCGGACGCCATACTGCTTATAGTTAGGGCGCTGACTGGAGACAAACTTGCCTGTCTCATAAATGCTGCCTCTGAGCTTGGTATGGATGCTCTTGTAGAAGTTCATGATGAAGAAGATGTAGACCTGGCGTTGGCGTCAGGAGCTCGTCTAATCGGCATAAACAACAGAGACTTGGAAAGCTTCCATACCACGATTGAAGTTACTCAGCGATTGGCTCCATATATTCGTGATCGTACTGATTCAGAGGTACTAGTGATCTCGGAAAGCGGTATCTTTAGTAGATCTGACGTGGAAAGCGTACAGGCAGCTGGAGCCGATGCTGTGTTGGTAGGTGAAGCCCTTGTTGTCTCAGGTGATCCTGCTAAGAAGATAGAGGAGCTGAGGGGTGAGCGTCGAGGTTAA